One window from the genome of Echinicola vietnamensis DSM 17526 encodes:
- a CDS encoding RNA polymerase sigma-70 factor, with translation MPLDRTNHNASKYSFNYRQSFDRVFEEFYPGLCFYAERILQSKTDAEDVVENLFVKLWQKKMEFSSRDHLRSFLYKSTKNACLDFIKTAARSAERNSHFLDTAEDYTKSHLTNMIRAEVIREIHQAIESLPAQCGTVIRKSYIEGLSLPEIAQEMSLSVQTVKNHKLRGLAILRKKISQDQFMLLMIYPYAHLLTQTFE, from the coding sequence ATGCCTCTGGATAGAACTAACCATAATGCCTCAAAATATTCATTTAACTATCGGCAATCATTTGACCGGGTTTTTGAGGAGTTTTATCCCGGATTATGCTTCTATGCTGAAAGGATATTGCAAAGCAAGACCGATGCTGAGGATGTAGTGGAAAACCTGTTTGTAAAGCTCTGGCAAAAGAAGATGGAATTTTCTTCCAGGGATCATCTTCGCTCTTTTTTATACAAATCCACCAAGAATGCCTGTTTGGATTTTATCAAGACTGCTGCACGTTCTGCAGAGCGGAACAGCCACTTTTTAGATACCGCTGAGGATTATACAAAAAGCCACCTGACCAATATGATCCGGGCTGAAGTGATCCGTGAGATTCATCAGGCCATTGAGTCCCTTCCGGCCCAATGTGGAACGGTTATCCGCAAATCCTACATAGAAGGGCTTTCCTTACCGGAGATCGCCCAGGAAATGTCGCTGTCTGTACAAACGGTAAAAAATCATAAGCTCAGGGGATTGGCCATCTTGCGCAAAAAAATATCCCAGGATCAGTTCATGCTGCTGATGATCTACCCTTATGCCCATTTGCTGACTCAAACCTTCGAGTAA
- a CDS encoding coiled-coil domain-containing protein: MKSIRQRLTLLINNIDENLPDEEDIYGYEGISKRIITQSLKESYDLLGNLDDYKDKFEVIFLQRSLADLIKESKENLKGGILKSAESKFDDFLNNVQKIRYLIRETYIAVTDHPIRVDIDLKKAKDQLSELASDIDDLSDLYEKLESIKKSSEGFLQKLEEKDEFYTEHVESINSSETEIKSAKEKIQIIAEQIAEWQEQIKTSSTSIANNKGNYEALVEDISSLKEEIQEAKSEFSEELDSLHEANSKNEEQQALIQKTIEDANRAGMAGSFKKRKDELRLPLIFWQYFTILTLGLLIYLSFVLIKPLISDPNWEEIIIKLPILASCVWLCWFSAKQYGFTTRIREDYAYKYAVSMAFEGYKNAAREINKDLLEQLLSLTVLNISKNPISIFETKNNHGSPINEIIDSTLKRINIIGTNGKSEIEKE; encoded by the coding sequence ATGAAATCAATACGCCAAAGACTGACCTTACTCATCAATAACATAGATGAGAACTTACCTGATGAGGAAGACATTTATGGATATGAAGGGATAAGCAAGAGAATAATTACTCAGTCCCTTAAAGAAAGTTATGATCTTTTGGGAAATTTAGATGACTATAAAGACAAATTTGAAGTTATTTTTCTTCAAAGAAGTTTAGCCGATCTAATTAAAGAAAGTAAGGAGAACTTAAAGGGAGGTATCTTAAAATCTGCCGAAAGCAAATTTGATGACTTCTTAAATAATGTACAGAAAATAAGATACCTTATTCGGGAAACCTATATTGCCGTAACGGATCATCCAATAAGAGTAGATATTGACCTAAAAAAAGCCAAGGATCAACTATCTGAACTTGCCTCGGACATAGATGATCTTTCAGATTTATATGAAAAACTAGAGAGTATTAAAAAGTCTAGTGAAGGTTTTTTACAAAAGCTGGAAGAAAAAGATGAATTCTATACTGAACATGTTGAATCCATAAACTCAAGTGAAACAGAAATCAAATCAGCCAAGGAGAAAATTCAGATTATAGCCGAACAAATAGCAGAATGGCAGGAGCAAATCAAAACTTCTTCAACATCAATAGCTAATAATAAAGGGAATTACGAGGCCTTGGTAGAAGATATAAGTTCTTTAAAAGAAGAAATTCAGGAAGCAAAATCGGAATTTTCTGAAGAGTTAGACTCTCTTCATGAAGCTAACAGTAAGAATGAGGAGCAACAAGCTTTAATTCAAAAAACAATTGAAGATGCCAATCGAGCAGGAATGGCGGGGTCCTTTAAAAAGCGTAAAGACGAACTGAGACTTCCTTTGATATTTTGGCAATACTTTACCATTTTAACTTTAGGTTTACTTATCTACTTGTCATTCGTACTGATTAAACCTCTCATCTCCGACCCCAATTGGGAAGAAATCATTATTAAACTTCCGATTTTAGCCTCATGTGTATGGTTATGTTGGTTTAGTGCTAAGCAATACGGTTTTACTACCCGTATTCGAGAGGACTATGCATATAAATATGCTGTATCTATGGCTTTTGAAGGTTACAAAAATGCCGCCAGAGAGATAAATAAGGATTTGCTGGAACAACTACTAAGTCTTACAGTATTAAATATTTCCAAAAATCCGATTTCAATATTTGAAACTAAAAATAACCATGGCAGCCCAATTAATGAGATCATTGATTCAACCCTTAAAAGGATTAACATCATAGGTACAAATGGTAAATCTGAGATAGAGAAGGAATAA
- a CDS encoding FecR family protein, whose product MENDPAHIARVIYLLKKQAGNQRLELSEQVELRDWIDRSPQNKELFEQLQDSTLRDQWLDQIRRYNTSQALERVHNRISRPSFTREKTPASKNGVLRKTILSIAASLVLLLGIGYFFRYELLNILAPVKMETMLTSKAERKTIALPDGTQVWLSPGSVLEYPKEFRGPVREVNLKGEAFFEVQPDKQHPFIILSGQLETKVLGTSFNLTAYEGDEDVTVTLLEGAVSLKPAGEKNKSPTILHPNEQAVFEKENRSIRKEMVTDARKYLSRRNGIFRYEATRLEEVVQDMERQYGVKIQLDSSLVNREYYGTMNTEDELLVMLEKISLVMNAGWYGAGENTYRIKPK is encoded by the coding sequence ATGGAAAACGATCCTGCCCATATTGCAAGGGTAATCTACCTGCTTAAAAAACAAGCCGGGAACCAAAGACTTGAATTATCCGAGCAAGTAGAACTCAGGGATTGGATAGACCGATCCCCGCAGAACAAGGAATTATTTGAGCAGCTACAGGATTCAACGCTACGGGACCAATGGCTGGACCAAATAAGGAGGTACAATACTTCCCAAGCCCTGGAGCGTGTGCATAACCGGATTAGCCGTCCATCATTTACAAGAGAAAAAACTCCTGCATCTAAAAACGGAGTTTTGAGAAAAACGATACTATCCATCGCTGCCTCCCTGGTACTGTTGCTGGGCATCGGGTATTTCTTCCGCTATGAACTTCTGAATATCCTGGCACCGGTTAAAATGGAAACAATGCTGACAAGTAAAGCAGAGCGAAAAACGATAGCCCTACCGGATGGCACCCAAGTCTGGCTGAGCCCAGGAAGTGTTTTGGAGTACCCTAAGGAGTTCAGAGGACCGGTAAGGGAGGTGAATCTAAAAGGAGAAGCCTTTTTCGAGGTGCAACCTGATAAGCAGCATCCCTTTATTATCCTCTCAGGACAGCTTGAAACCAAAGTGCTCGGCACGTCCTTTAACCTGACAGCTTATGAAGGGGATGAAGATGTGACGGTCACCCTTCTGGAAGGGGCTGTGTCGTTAAAACCTGCCGGGGAAAAGAACAAATCGCCGACCATTCTTCATCCCAATGAACAGGCAGTTTTCGAAAAAGAAAACCGGTCCATTCGAAAAGAAATGGTTACGGATGCCCGTAAGTACCTCTCCCGGCGCAACGGTATCTTCCGGTATGAGGCAACCAGGCTGGAAGAAGTAGTTCAGGATATGGAGCGTCAGTACGGTGTAAAAATTCAGTTGGACTCAAGCCTGGTCAACCGGGAGTATTATGGCACCATGAATACCGAAGATGAACTTCTTGTCATGCTGGAAAAAATAAGTCTGGTTATGAATGCCGGATGGTATGGAGCCGGTGAAAATACATATCGAATAAAACCCAAATAG